In a single window of the Candidatus Eisenbacteria bacterium genome:
- the uvrB gene encoding excinuclease ABC subunit UvrB — protein MPFVLKAEYEPRGDQPAAIRELTEGMIRGERHQTLLGVTGSGKTFTIANLVARIDRPTLVISHNKTLAAQLYGEFRSYFPESAVEYFVSYYDYYQPEAYIPQTDTYIEKDASINDDIDRLRLRATASLLERRDTLIVASVSCIYGLGSPEDFAALLLYLKRGEEVGRDRMLRRLVEIQYRRNDAVLERAAFRVRGDTVEIWPAYEETALRVSLFGDEIESIREIDPMKGSTIRELPYVPVYPARHFVTTADKIERAVAGIEEELEARLAELTREGKLLEAQRLGMRTRFDMEMLRETGICAGIENYSRHLSGRAPGERPVCLLDYFPEDFLLVIDESHVTIPQVRAMYNGDRSRKERLVEHGFRLPSAMDNRPLRFEEFEAMMPRTVFVSATPAEYELRLSGGAPVEQLIRPTGLVDPEIDVRPVEGQVDDLLEETRRVAEAGERALVTTLTKRMAEDLTEYLTKAGVRVRYLHSDIAALERVEIIRELRTGAFDVLVGVNLLREGLDLPEVRLVAILDADREGFLRSETSLIQTAGRAARNVSGKVILYAAQKTRSIEAAVTETARRRELQRQYNEEHGITPRSIRKSVDEVMLATSVADSRRSTRKEEPEPLRIRPGLSREELLAALEAEMLEAAAGLEFERAASLRDRIFEIRSGSV, from the coding sequence ATGCCCTTCGTCCTGAAAGCCGAATACGAGCCGAGGGGGGATCAACCGGCGGCGATCCGCGAGCTGACCGAGGGAATGATCCGCGGCGAACGGCATCAGACACTGCTCGGCGTGACCGGATCGGGGAAGACCTTCACCATCGCCAACCTGGTCGCCCGGATCGATCGGCCCACGCTGGTCATCTCTCACAACAAGACATTGGCCGCCCAGCTCTACGGCGAGTTCCGCTCCTACTTTCCGGAGAGCGCCGTCGAGTACTTCGTCAGTTACTACGATTACTACCAGCCCGAGGCGTACATCCCCCAGACCGACACCTACATCGAGAAGGACGCCTCCATCAACGACGACATCGACCGGCTCCGGCTGCGCGCCACGGCGAGTCTTCTCGAACGCCGGGACACGCTGATCGTGGCGAGCGTTTCCTGCATCTACGGCCTCGGTTCGCCGGAGGACTTCGCCGCCCTCCTCCTCTATCTGAAACGGGGGGAAGAGGTCGGCCGGGACCGGATGCTCCGCCGGCTCGTGGAGATCCAGTATCGCCGAAACGACGCGGTGCTCGAGCGTGCCGCCTTCCGCGTGCGGGGGGACACGGTGGAGATCTGGCCCGCTTACGAGGAGACCGCTCTCCGGGTCTCCCTCTTCGGCGACGAGATCGAGTCGATTCGGGAGATCGACCCGATGAAAGGGAGCACCATCCGGGAGCTTCCATACGTGCCGGTTTATCCGGCGCGCCACTTCGTCACCACCGCCGACAAGATCGAGCGCGCCGTCGCCGGGATCGAGGAGGAGTTGGAGGCGCGCCTCGCCGAGCTCACGCGGGAGGGGAAGCTGCTCGAGGCGCAGCGGCTCGGCATGCGGACCCGCTTCGACATGGAGATGCTCCGCGAAACCGGCATATGCGCCGGCATCGAGAATTACTCCCGCCACCTCTCCGGGCGGGCGCCCGGAGAACGTCCGGTCTGCCTGCTCGACTACTTCCCCGAGGACTTTCTCCTGGTGATCGACGAGTCTCACGTCACCATCCCCCAGGTTCGGGCGATGTACAACGGCGATCGTTCACGCAAGGAGCGTCTCGTCGAGCACGGTTTCCGCCTCCCCTCGGCGATGGACAACCGCCCTCTTCGCTTCGAGGAGTTCGAGGCGATGATGCCCCGGACCGTGTTCGTCAGCGCCACGCCTGCGGAGTACGAGCTGCGCCTCTCCGGCGGCGCGCCGGTGGAGCAGCTGATTCGCCCCACGGGGCTCGTCGACCCGGAGATCGACGTGCGGCCCGTGGAGGGGCAGGTGGACGATCTCCTCGAGGAGACGCGGCGCGTCGCCGAGGCGGGTGAGAGGGCGCTGGTCACCACGCTCACCAAGAGGATGGCGGAAGACCTCACCGAGTACCTGACCAAGGCGGGGGTGCGGGTCCGTTATCTCCATTCCGACATCGCCGCGTTGGAGAGAGTGGAGATCATTCGCGAGCTGCGCACGGGCGCCTTCGACGTGCTGGTCGGCGTGAACCTCCTCCGGGAGGGGCTCGATCTGCCGGAGGTGAGGCTGGTGGCGATCCTCGACGCGGACCGGGAGGGGTTTCTGCGGAGCGAGACATCCCTGATCCAAACGGCCGGACGGGCGGCGCGGAACGTGAGCGGGAAGGTGATTCTCTACGCCGCCCAAAAGACCCGCTCCATCGAAGCGGCGGTGACGGAGACCGCCCGTCGCCGGGAGCTGCAGAGGCAGTACAACGAGGAACACGGGATCACCCCCCGCTCGATCCGGAAGAGCGTGGATGAGGTGATGCTCGCCACCTCCGTCGCGGACTCGCGCCGCTCCACCCGCAAGGAGGAGCCGGAGCCGCTCCGTATCCGCCCCGGCCTCTCCCGAGAGGAACTTCTCGCCGCGCTGGAGGCGGAGATGCTCGAGGCGGCGGCCGGCCTGGAGTTCGAGCGGGCCGCCTCTCTCCGGGACCGGATCTTCGAGATCCGCTCGGGGAGCGTCTGA
- the nadC gene encoding carboxylating nicotinate-nucleotide diphosphorylase, translating to MRRALEEDRAEEDVTTASVVPPDRAASGRVLFRKEGVLAGVLPFDETFRILGGGVETLWVKREGEVAAAGETVCRFKGPAAAVLRGERVALNFLMRLSGVATLTASFVRAVAGTGVEILDTRKTTPGLRLLEKGAVRAGGGVNHRMDLSALALIKENHIRIAGGIDAAVERVRRNAPGVGIEVEVTNEKELEEALALSVDRVMLDNFDLADVEKSVKRARREKNPPYVELSGGMTVEKAAKAALLGVNGISVGALTHSAPAADLSLLFEAEGG from the coding sequence GTGCGCCGCGCCCTGGAGGAGGACCGCGCGGAGGAGGACGTGACCACCGCTTCCGTGGTCCCACCGGACCGGGCGGCGTCGGGGCGGGTCCTCTTTCGCAAGGAAGGGGTCCTCGCCGGCGTTCTCCCCTTTGATGAGACCTTCCGGATCCTCGGCGGGGGGGTGGAAACCCTTTGGGTGAAAAGAGAGGGGGAGGTCGCGGCGGCGGGTGAAACGGTCTGCCGGTTCAAGGGTCCGGCGGCCGCCGTCCTTCGAGGGGAGAGGGTCGCCCTCAACTTCCTCATGCGCCTCTCCGGCGTCGCCACGCTTACCGCCTCCTTCGTCCGCGCCGTGGCGGGCACGGGGGTCGAGATCCTGGACACGCGCAAAACGACCCCCGGGCTCCGGCTCCTCGAGAAGGGGGCGGTCCGTGCGGGCGGAGGGGTGAACCATCGCATGGATCTCTCCGCTCTCGCCCTCATCAAAGAGAATCACATCCGGATCGCCGGCGGGATCGATGCGGCGGTGGAGCGCGTGCGCCGGAACGCCCCCGGCGTCGGGATAGAAGTCGAGGTGACGAACGAAAAGGAGCTCGAAGAGGCGCTCGCCCTCTCCGTCGATCGGGTGATGCTCGACAACTTCGACCTCGCCGACGTCGAGAAGTCGGTGAAGCGCGCGCGGCGGGAGAAAAACCCTCCCTACGTGGAGCTGTCTGGAGGGATGACCGTGGAGAAGGCGGCGAAGGCCGCGCTTCTCGGCGTGAACGGAATCAGCGTGGGCGCCCTCACCCACTCGGCGCCGGCGGCGGACCTTAGCCTTCTCTTCGAGGCGGAGGGGGGATGA
- a CDS encoding biotin--[acetyl-CoA-carboxylase] ligase, which produces MSEKERIDESVLALFDGGEYRTAGELARAAGIGPGEVNESLRRLEEAGYVWERHPVRGIALRERPDHLVHSEVAPYLSTRSLGRSIRFFRSVESTNDSLLSPLFSGAEPGTVLVSEEQTRGRGRLDRRWETPPFRALLFSVLLGAEGGPTAAGRLTLVSGVAAAEAVRAAGGPSLAIRWPNDLVAERRKVCGILCEYKPESARLVLGVGMNVNQTVEELPAGAASLRTLSGRTFRRGPLLAAILNRLEVWVDRAEAEGFETVRAEAERQSALVGRSVTLERGEGRVEGIAVGIGRGGGLLVRTEEGTREYRSGEVIRVRPVGEE; this is translated from the coding sequence ATGAGCGAAAAGGAGAGGATCGACGAGTCGGTGCTCGCCCTTTTCGACGGAGGGGAGTACCGGACCGCCGGCGAACTGGCGCGCGCGGCGGGGATCGGCCCGGGGGAGGTGAACGAATCGCTCCGCCGGCTCGAGGAGGCGGGCTATGTTTGGGAGAGACATCCGGTCCGCGGGATCGCTCTGCGGGAGCGCCCGGACCATCTGGTCCACTCCGAGGTGGCGCCGTACCTTTCCACCCGCTCCCTCGGGCGGTCGATCCGTTTCTTCCGGAGCGTGGAGTCGACCAACGACAGTCTCCTCTCCCCGCTCTTCTCCGGCGCGGAGCCGGGAACGGTGCTCGTCTCGGAGGAACAGACCCGCGGAAGGGGGAGGCTGGACCGCCGTTGGGAGACGCCCCCCTTCCGGGCGCTTCTCTTCTCGGTGCTGCTCGGCGCGGAGGGGGGACCGACCGCCGCCGGAAGGCTCACCCTCGTCTCAGGCGTCGCCGCGGCGGAAGCGGTGCGCGCCGCCGGCGGGCCATCCCTCGCGATCCGTTGGCCGAACGACCTTGTCGCCGAGAGGCGGAAGGTGTGCGGGATCCTCTGCGAGTACAAGCCCGAGAGCGCCCGTCTCGTGCTCGGCGTCGGCATGAACGTGAACCAGACGGTAGAGGAACTCCCCGCCGGCGCCGCCTCGCTTCGCACACTCTCCGGACGGACTTTCCGGCGCGGTCCCCTCTTGGCGGCTATTCTGAACCGGCTGGAGGTCTGGGTCGATCGGGCGGAGGCGGAGGGATTCGAGACGGTGCGCGCCGAAGCGGAGCGCCAAAGCGCCCTCGTCGGCCGTTCCGTCACCCTCGAAAGGGGGGAGGGGCGGGTCGAGGGGATCGCCGTGGGGATCGGTAGGGGCGGTGGTCTTCTGGTCCGGACGGAGGAGGGGACACGGGAGTACCGGAGCGGCGAGGTGATCCGCGTCCGTCCGGTGGGAGAGGAGTGA
- a CDS encoding type III pantothenate kinase: MRGTMHLAVDMGNSEAKIALFDDDSLRRIAAISTDRFRDAESAERALRGALSQAGVAAESLLGSAAAVVVPERAAPLREALAAIHVGRDPLFVDRTIRMNIRLGYERPEELGADRIADAAAGYDRVGGAVVVVDLGTATTFNAVDARGVFLGGAIAAGVRTAVERLARRAARLFEAELRFPERAIGRSTEEALRSGALYGAAAMVDGMVERILEELGGGAAVGTGGFAAMICPRTRLVREWDEDLTLKGLRLLSRLNR; this comes from the coding sequence GTGAGAGGAACGATGCATCTCGCCGTGGACATGGGGAACTCGGAGGCGAAGATCGCCTTGTTCGACGACGACTCCCTCCGCCGGATCGCCGCGATCTCCACGGATCGTTTCCGGGACGCGGAATCGGCGGAGAGGGCGCTTCGGGGCGCGCTTTCCCAGGCCGGTGTTGCGGCGGAGTCGCTTCTGGGTTCCGCCGCCGCCGTGGTGGTGCCCGAGCGGGCCGCTCCTCTCCGCGAGGCGCTCGCCGCGATTCATGTCGGCCGTGATCCTCTCTTCGTCGACCGGACGATCCGCATGAACATCCGTCTCGGCTACGAGAGGCCCGAGGAACTGGGGGCGGACCGGATCGCCGACGCGGCGGCCGGCTACGATCGGGTGGGTGGGGCGGTGGTAGTGGTCGACCTCGGGACGGCGACCACCTTCAACGCGGTGGACGCGCGCGGGGTTTTCCTCGGCGGGGCGATCGCCGCGGGGGTCCGCACCGCGGTGGAACGGCTCGCCCGTCGGGCGGCGCGACTCTTCGAAGCGGAGCTGCGCTTTCCGGAGAGGGCGATCGGAAGGAGCACCGAAGAGGCGCTTCGCTCCGGCGCTCTCTACGGGGCGGCGGCGATGGTGGACGGCATGGTCGAGAGGATTCTGGAAGAGCTGGGCGGGGGCGCCGCCGTCGGAACCGGCGGGTTCGCGGCGATGATCTGCCCGCGCACGCGGCTCGTTCGGGAATGGGACGAGGATCTGACTCTTAAAGGGCTGAGGCTTCTCTCGCGACTGAACCGCTGA
- a CDS encoding 3D domain-containing protein, translated as MRIWLKIQKMGNRRGTGTLLACLLAPLVFASADAPSPRTGGEPVKTTCFDSPDAGDYVLGRERRFTLLPPLDVIVTGYSSTPDQTDSTPYLTASMTSVRPGVIALSRDLIRTYNPSAPFDFGDRVILEGIGEFVVEDTMNKRYRRRADIWFSSTDEARRWGKKVVSLSPAREKRIADISGSVAREASAL; from the coding sequence ATGCGGATTTGGTTGAAAATACAAAAGATGGGGAACCGGAGAGGGACGGGGACGCTTCTGGCGTGCCTTCTCGCCCCTCTGGTGTTCGCTTCCGCGGACGCCCCCAGCCCCCGGACCGGCGGCGAACCCGTGAAAACGACCTGCTTCGACTCCCCGGACGCGGGAGACTACGTCCTCGGCCGGGAGCGCCGATTCACCCTCCTCCCTCCCCTCGACGTCATCGTGACCGGATACTCCTCGACGCCGGACCAGACCGATTCGACCCCCTATCTGACCGCGTCGATGACCTCCGTCCGCCCCGGCGTGATCGCCCTCTCCCGGGATCTGATCCGGACCTACAATCCTTCCGCACCGTTCGATTTCGGCGACCGCGTGATTTTGGAAGGGATCGGGGAGTTCGTGGTGGAGGACACCATGAACAAACGCTACCGGAGGCGGGCGGACATTTGGTTCTCCAGCACGGACGAGGCGCGCCGTTGGGGGAAGAAGGTCGTTTCCCTCTCTCCCGCTCGGGAGAAGCGGATCGCCGACATCAGCGGTTCAGTCGCGAGAGAAGCCTCAGCCCTTTAA
- a CDS encoding bifunctional (p)ppGpp synthetase/guanosine-3',5'-bis(diphosphate) 3'-pyrophosphohydrolase, producing MDGIERAIHFAIEAHGGQIRKGSSTPYYWHPLGVGRLLAEEGCGEQTVAAGILHDVLEDTAATVDHLREHFGETVARIVAGASEPDKSLPWEERKEGTLRALPGASEEVRLVFAADKLDNLRSIESDRERLGEEVWDRFHRGREKQAWYHREASRILGDGHPLLAALARQVDRVFGKE from the coding sequence ATGGACGGGATCGAACGGGCGATACACTTCGCGATCGAGGCGCACGGGGGCCAGATCCGGAAAGGCTCCTCCACCCCTTATTACTGGCATCCCCTCGGCGTCGGCCGCCTTCTGGCGGAGGAGGGGTGCGGCGAGCAGACGGTCGCGGCGGGGATCCTGCACGACGTGCTGGAGGACACGGCGGCGACGGTCGATCACCTACGGGAACACTTCGGCGAAACGGTCGCGCGGATCGTGGCCGGAGCCTCCGAACCGGACAAGAGCCTCCCATGGGAGGAGAGGAAAGAGGGGACCCTCCGAGCCCTCCCCGGCGCTTCAGAGGAGGTCCGCCTGGTCTTCGCGGCGGACAAACTGGACAACCTTCGCTCCATCGAGTCGGATCGCGAGCGCCTCGGCGAGGAGGTCTGGGATCGCTTCCACCGGGGGAGGGAGAAACAGGCTTGGTACCACCGGGAGGCTTCCAGGATTCTGGGCGACGGCCACCCCCTCCTCGCGGCGCTCGCCCGCCAGGTGGACCGAGTCTTCGGAAAGGAATGA
- a CDS encoding sodium:calcium antiporter, producing MGTGLLLFLSAGAIAVLVRGAGWVVDAASVLARRLGVSEVVIGATVVSLGTTSPEAAVSVMAAWSGEPGLALGNAVGSVIADTGLIFGLGCLLAFVPADRFILRRQGWVQFGSGILLAVICYGALALRGDEAAIVRPVGVFLLALLVVYMIASVRWSRRHPLTGTLGDALPDGERLLRILPLGVLGLLLVLLASRLLICTVSEVAVRWGVPQVVIAATLVAIGTSLPELTVGLTSVVKGRTELLIGNVIGADVLNILFVIGASAVAAPLRVVDPTASIPRIFLYLHLPAMILILALFRVFIHTAVPRGRFRRWNGLPLVIFYAVYVIAQYALSAGR from the coding sequence TTGGGAACCGGTCTCCTTCTTTTCTTGTCGGCCGGAGCGATCGCGGTGCTCGTCCGGGGGGCGGGCTGGGTCGTGGACGCCGCTTCCGTCCTCGCCCGCCGTCTGGGCGTCTCCGAGGTGGTGATCGGCGCCACGGTGGTCTCTCTCGGCACCACGAGCCCGGAGGCGGCCGTCTCGGTGATGGCCGCCTGGTCCGGCGAGCCGGGGCTCGCCCTCGGCAACGCCGTCGGTTCGGTGATCGCCGACACGGGGCTCATCTTCGGCCTCGGCTGCCTGCTCGCTTTTGTCCCCGCGGACCGCTTCATCCTCCGGCGCCAGGGATGGGTCCAGTTCGGTTCCGGGATTCTTCTCGCCGTCATCTGTTACGGCGCCCTCGCCCTTCGGGGGGACGAGGCGGCGATCGTCCGCCCGGTAGGGGTGTTCCTGCTGGCGCTTCTCGTCGTGTACATGATCGCGAGCGTCCGCTGGAGCCGTCGCCACCCGCTGACCGGGACCTTGGGCGACGCTTTACCGGATGGGGAAAGACTCCTCCGGATCCTCCCCCTCGGCGTTCTCGGCCTGCTCTTGGTGCTGCTGGCGAGCCGGTTGCTGATCTGCACCGTCAGCGAAGTCGCCGTTCGCTGGGGGGTCCCGCAGGTCGTGATCGCCGCCACCCTCGTCGCGATCGGCACCTCCCTTCCGGAACTGACCGTCGGCTTGACCAGCGTGGTGAAGGGGAGGACGGAGCTTCTCATCGGCAACGTGATCGGCGCGGACGTGTTGAATATCCTCTTCGTGATCGGTGCATCCGCCGTCGCGGCGCCGCTCCGCGTGGTCGACCCGACCGCGTCGATCCCGCGGATCTTCCTCTATCTGCATCTTCCGGCGATGATTCTGATCCTCGCCCTTTTCCGGGTCTTCATCCATACCGCCGTGCCGCGGGGACGGTTCCGCCGATGGAACGGGTTGCCCCTCGTCATTTTCTACGCGGTTTATGTGATCGCCCAGTACGCCCTTTCGGCGGGGCGGTGA
- a CDS encoding sulfatase has translation MFGRRTIGRTRGIVAASLALPLLAGCGSGDERPHVILVTLDTTRKDHLSPYGNGWIATPTLEAVAAEGALFENAFAPIPMTRPSHASMFTGLYPRSHGVRNNTRTLYGDRPMLAPLFSGAGYATYGVVSTGLFREESGFTRGFENFTEKSDPLQGAATTVDRAIEFLREGAEGGRPFFLWVHLFDPHFPYGPPGGWADRYGRDAYPGMIAATLEELARGTAETGGDVTGPMLERIRGLYAGEVSYMDEELGRLIREIDRLGVRERTLLAILSDHGEAFDHDFYFNHDRTLYESTVSIAWMLRWPGRIRPGRITAPVEAVDLAPTLLELAGLSAPEAMQGRSLVPLLSGGSLPERPVILATPDEVDDAFLEKPRRLRHQEDRDAAYRTVLGRVPLDRLPFPRREAIVLDGWKLILDGDEPVELYHLPEDPGEERNRIAEEGGRVRDLLDEYARRIAEIPLEGGETEAPSEETVERLRALGYVD, from the coding sequence TTGTTCGGCAGAAGGACCATCGGACGGACGAGAGGAATCGTGGCCGCCTCGCTTGCCCTCCCCCTGCTCGCCGGGTGCGGATCCGGCGACGAGAGGCCGCACGTGATCCTCGTCACCCTCGACACCACCCGAAAGGACCATCTCTCCCCCTACGGGAACGGATGGATCGCCACGCCGACCCTGGAGGCGGTCGCCGCGGAAGGGGCGCTCTTCGAGAACGCCTTCGCCCCGATCCCCATGACCCGCCCCTCCCACGCCTCGATGTTCACCGGGCTCTATCCCCGCTCCCACGGTGTGCGGAACAACACCCGGACCTTGTACGGGGACCGGCCCATGCTCGCCCCCCTCTTCTCCGGAGCCGGTTACGCGACCTATGGAGTGGTGAGCACCGGTCTCTTTCGGGAAGAATCCGGTTTCACCCGCGGCTTCGAGAATTTCACGGAGAAGTCGGATCCTCTGCAAGGGGCGGCGACCACCGTGGACCGCGCGATCGAGTTCCTGCGGGAAGGGGCGGAGGGGGGACGCCCCTTCTTCCTCTGGGTGCACCTCTTCGATCCCCATTTTCCGTACGGCCCGCCGGGAGGGTGGGCGGACCGCTACGGCCGGGACGCCTACCCGGGGATGATCGCGGCGACCCTGGAGGAGTTGGCGCGCGGCACCGCCGAGACGGGCGGGGACGTGACCGGGCCGATGCTCGAGAGGATCCGAGGCCTCTACGCCGGCGAGGTCTCCTATATGGACGAGGAACTGGGGCGGCTGATTCGGGAGATCGATCGCCTCGGCGTTCGGGAGAGAACCCTTCTCGCGATCCTCTCCGACCACGGCGAAGCCTTCGACCACGATTTTTACTTCAATCACGATCGCACCCTTTATGAGTCGACCGTTTCGATCGCCTGGATGCTGCGCTGGCCGGGGAGGATCCGGCCGGGGCGGATCACGGCGCCCGTGGAGGCGGTCGATCTCGCGCCGACCCTTCTCGAACTCGCCGGGCTCTCCGCGCCGGAGGCGATGCAGGGCCGCAGCCTCGTTCCTCTTCTCTCCGGCGGCTCCCTTCCGGAGAGACCGGTGATCCTCGCCACTCCCGATGAAGTGGACGACGCCTTCCTCGAGAAACCGCGCCGCCTTCGCCACCAGGAGGATCGGGATGCGGCCTACCGAACCGTGCTCGGCCGCGTTCCCCTCGACCGCCTTCCCTTCCCGCGCCGCGAGGCGATCGTCCTGGACGGTTGGAAGCTCATTCTCGACGGCGACGAACCGGTGGAGCTGTACCATCTCCCGGAAGACCCGGGGGAGGAGAGGAACCGGATCGCGGAGGAAGGGGGGCGTGTCCGGGATCTCCTGGATGAGTACGCGCGGCGGATCGCCGAAATCCCCCTGGAGGGGGGCGAGACGGAAGCTCCCTCGGAGGAGACCGTGGAGCGCCTGCGCGCCCTCGGATATGTCGACTGA
- a CDS encoding 4Fe-4S binding protein — protein sequence MSVFHPIPPSVLLRRAVLQHAREKAVFDLPARRFYTGAGDADFSVRFHGGRASTPVGPAAGPHTQLAQNILLAWLAGSRILELKTVQVNDRIHVARPCIDMETIGFNVEWSQELPLHLSLAEYVKAWVLIHAFPEAGIPESLPEGERETVFDASVGYDLAGIRSAKMTRFLAGLRDAGAEIDAVRAELRRGLPGGLRRLADVDVPARVVRTATLSTFHGCPPEEIEAIGAHLMERFGFHLVIKMNPTLLGRERVNEILAGRLGYDDLTVPRSAFQGDPGFDEAVGMLRRLRELGKKTGCDVGAKFTNTLVTENHKSVFADDVMYLSGPPLFPLALEAALRVRRAIEGDLPVSFSGGVTAKNYADTLAAGFTPVTVCTDLLKPGGYMRLFAYHDALASRMHELGAKDVDSLIVLAAGGGSDVGASSLRNHASLLERALGDPAYGREKNQNPPRKIGARLALFDCTGCETCVHVCPNNALFSYTLPRRSILYRDLRVKGGSLVPDGEEKTHETGRGKRPEYQIAVTAELCNDCGNCGVFCPEDGGPNRAKPRLFLREGAFESDPGPAFLVVREGTTTTLRARSGEERAELLLQGDAAVYRDRFVELVFLGGKDEPAEARILGSPAEGERIPLATAHTLRRLAEGWLSPEGASYLSALMEVPPEPLT from the coding sequence ATGAGTGTTTTCCATCCCATCCCCCCGTCGGTGCTGCTCCGACGGGCGGTTCTTCAGCACGCGCGCGAGAAGGCGGTTTTCGACCTGCCGGCGCGCCGTTTCTACACAGGCGCGGGCGACGCCGATTTTTCGGTCCGCTTTCACGGCGGCCGGGCGTCGACTCCGGTCGGTCCCGCCGCCGGCCCGCACACCCAACTGGCGCAGAACATCCTGCTCGCCTGGCTCGCGGGCTCGCGGATCCTCGAGCTGAAAACGGTGCAGGTGAACGACCGTATCCACGTCGCCCGCCCCTGCATCGACATGGAGACGATCGGATTCAACGTGGAGTGGTCGCAGGAGCTGCCGCTCCACCTTTCCCTGGCGGAGTACGTCAAGGCCTGGGTGTTGATCCACGCATTTCCCGAGGCGGGTATCCCCGAGTCGCTGCCGGAGGGGGAGCGGGAAACCGTGTTCGACGCCAGCGTCGGTTACGATCTGGCGGGGATTCGTTCCGCCAAGATGACCCGTTTTCTCGCGGGGCTCCGGGACGCCGGCGCGGAGATCGACGCGGTTCGGGCGGAGCTGCGCCGCGGTCTTCCCGGCGGGCTTCGCCGCCTCGCCGACGTGGACGTGCCCGCCCGGGTCGTCCGCACGGCGACGCTCTCCACGTTCCACGGCTGCCCGCCGGAGGAGATCGAGGCGATCGGCGCCCACCTGATGGAGCGTTTCGGATTTCATTTGGTCATCAAGATGAACCCGACGCTCTTGGGGCGGGAGAGGGTGAACGAGATTCTCGCCGGACGGCTCGGTTACGACGATCTCACCGTGCCGCGCTCCGCGTTCCAAGGCGATCCCGGTTTCGACGAGGCGGTGGGGATGCTCCGCCGCCTGCGGGAGCTGGGGAAGAAGACGGGGTGCGACGTGGGCGCCAAGTTCACCAACACGCTCGTGACGGAGAACCACAAGTCGGTGTTCGCGGATGACGTGATGTACCTCTCCGGACCGCCCCTCTTCCCGCTCGCCCTCGAGGCGGCTCTTCGGGTGCGCCGGGCGATCGAGGGGGACCTGCCGGTCTCCTTCTCCGGGGGGGTCACCGCCAAGAATTACGCGGACACGCTTGCCGCCGGCTTCACGCCGGTCACGGTCTGCACCGACCTCCTGAAGCCGGGGGGATACATGCGGCTCTTCGCCTACCACGACGCCCTCGCCTCCCGGATGCACGAGCTGGGCGCGAAGGACGTGGATTCCCTGATCGTCCTCGCGGCGGGAGGGGGCTCCGACGTCGGCGCGTCCTCTCTCCGGAACCACGCGTCTCTCCTGGAGCGGGCGCTCGGCGATCCCGCTTACGGGCGGGAGAAGAACCAGAATCCTCCGCGCAAGATCGGCGCCCGGCTCGCTCTTTTCGATTGCACCGGCTGCGAAACCTGCGTCCATGTCTGCCCGAACAACGCCCTCTTCTCCTACACCCTTCCCCGGCGATCGATCCTCTACCGCGATCTGAGGGTGAAAGGCGGTTCGTTGGTCCCGGACGGCGAGGAGAAAACCCACGAGACGGGGAGGGGGAAGCGGCCCGAATACCAGATCGCCGTCACGGCGGAGCTGTGCAACGACTGCGGCAACTGCGGCGTGTTCTGTCCCGAGGATGGGGGGCCGAACCGCGCGAAACCGCGCCTCTTCCTCCGGGAGGGCGCCTTCGAATCGGATCCCGGACCGGCTTTCCTCGTCGTTCGGGAGGGGACGACCACGACGCTCCGCGCCCGTTCGGGCGAGGAGCGCGCGGAGCTGCTTCTGCAGGGGGACGCCGCCGTCTATCGGGACCGTTTCGTGGAACTTGTCTTCCTCGGAGGGAAAGACGAACCGGCGGAGGCGCGGATCCTCGGCTCGCCCGCGGAAGGGGAGAGGATCCCCCTCGCCACCGCGCACACGCTCCGCCGTCTGGCGGAGGGGTGGCTCTCGCCGGAAGGCGCGTCCTATCTGTCGGCCTTGATGGAGGTTCCCCCGGAACCCTTAACGTGA